A part of Xenopus tropicalis strain Nigerian chromosome 4, UCB_Xtro_10.0, whole genome shotgun sequence genomic DNA contains:
- the polr2l.1 gene encoding DNA-directed RNA polymerases I, II, and III subunit RPABC5 isoform X1 has translation MIIPVRCFTCGKIVGNKWEAYLGLLQAEYTEGDALDALGLKRYCCRRMLLAHVDLIEKLLNYAPLEK, from the exons ATGATCATCCCAGTCAGGTGCTTTACATGTGGGAAGATTGTAGGCAATAAATGGGAGGCATACCTTGGCCTTTTGCAGGCTGAATATACAGAAGG TGATGCACTGGATGCCTTGGGCCTGAAAAGGTACTGCTGTCGCCGGATGCTTCTTGCTCACGTCGACTTGATTGAGAAACTGTTAAACTACGCCCCTTTGGAGAAATGA
- the cd151 gene encoding CD151 antigen isoform X2: protein MSEYNEKKETCGTICLKYLLFTFNFFFWLAGLAVMAVGIWTLIQKSDYISLLPSNTYAATAYILVIAGAIVMITGILGCCATFKERKSLLKVYFILLLCIFILEVLAGILAYIYYQQCTPFCLQLNAELKQSLKQTMTTKYKQPGEEKVTNAVDKLQQEFKCCGSNNSEDWRDSIWINSPEAEKRLVPDSCCKTVTQRCGIRDHPSNIYKTEGGCITKLETFIRAHLLIIGAVGIGIACVQLFGMIFTCCLYRSLKSEPY, encoded by the exons ATGAGCGAGTACAATGAGAAAAAGGAGACCTGTGGCACTATTTGCCTGAAATACCTGCTCTTCACCTTTAACTTTTTCTTCTGG TTGGCAGGCCTGGCAGTAATGGCCGTGGGGATCTGGACACTCATTCAGAAAAGCGATTACATTAGTCTTCTGCCTTCCAACACCTATGCAGCCACTGCCTACATTCTGGTCATTGCTGGAGCCATCGTTATGATAACGGGCATCCTGGGATGTTGTGCCACCTTTAAGGAGAGAAAAAGCCTGCTCAAAGTG taTTTCATCTTGTTGCTGTGCATCTTTATCCTAGAGGTCCTGGCAGGAATCCTGGCCTATATTTACTACCAGCAG TGCACTCCGTTCTGCTTACAG CTGAATGCAGAGCTCAAGCAGAGCCTCAAGCAAACTATGACCacaaagtacaaacagccaggAGAGGAGAAAGTGACCAATGCTGTGGACAAACTGCAACAGGAG TTTAAATGCTGCGGCAGTAATAATTCTGAGGACTGGAGGGACAGCATATGGATTAACTCTCCTGAGGCCGAAAAGCGGTTGGTTCCTGACAGCTGCTGCAAGACGGTTACTCAACGATGTGGCATTCGGGATCACCCATCCAACATCTACAAGACGGAG GGTGGATGCATCACCAAGCTTGAAACCTTTATTCGGGCTCACCTGCTAATTATAGGTGCTGTGGGGATTGGCATTGCCTGTGTTCAG ctTTTTGGGATGATTTTCACCTGCTGCCTGTACAGGAGCCTAAAGTCAGAGCCATATTGA
- the cd151 gene encoding CD151 antigen isoform X1: protein MVDLVTMSEYNEKKETCGTICLKYLLFTFNFFFWLAGLAVMAVGIWTLIQKSDYISLLPSNTYAATAYILVIAGAIVMITGILGCCATFKERKSLLKVYFILLLCIFILEVLAGILAYIYYQQCTPFCLQLNAELKQSLKQTMTTKYKQPGEEKVTNAVDKLQQEFKCCGSNNSEDWRDSIWINSPEAEKRLVPDSCCKTVTQRCGIRDHPSNIYKTEGGCITKLETFIRAHLLIIGAVGIGIACVQLFGMIFTCCLYRSLKSEPY from the exons ATGGTAGACTT GGTCACAATGAGCGAGTACAATGAGAAAAAGGAGACCTGTGGCACTATTTGCCTGAAATACCTGCTCTTCACCTTTAACTTTTTCTTCTGG TTGGCAGGCCTGGCAGTAATGGCCGTGGGGATCTGGACACTCATTCAGAAAAGCGATTACATTAGTCTTCTGCCTTCCAACACCTATGCAGCCACTGCCTACATTCTGGTCATTGCTGGAGCCATCGTTATGATAACGGGCATCCTGGGATGTTGTGCCACCTTTAAGGAGAGAAAAAGCCTGCTCAAAGTG taTTTCATCTTGTTGCTGTGCATCTTTATCCTAGAGGTCCTGGCAGGAATCCTGGCCTATATTTACTACCAGCAG TGCACTCCGTTCTGCTTACAG CTGAATGCAGAGCTCAAGCAGAGCCTCAAGCAAACTATGACCacaaagtacaaacagccaggAGAGGAGAAAGTGACCAATGCTGTGGACAAACTGCAACAGGAG TTTAAATGCTGCGGCAGTAATAATTCTGAGGACTGGAGGGACAGCATATGGATTAACTCTCCTGAGGCCGAAAAGCGGTTGGTTCCTGACAGCTGCTGCAAGACGGTTACTCAACGATGTGGCATTCGGGATCACCCATCCAACATCTACAAGACGGAG GGTGGATGCATCACCAAGCTTGAAACCTTTATTCGGGCTCACCTGCTAATTATAGGTGCTGTGGGGATTGGCATTGCCTGTGTTCAG ctTTTTGGGATGATTTTCACCTGCTGCCTGTACAGGAGCCTAAAGTCAGAGCCATATTGA
- the cd151 gene encoding CD151 antigen isoform X3 codes for MSEYNEKKETCGTICLKYLLFTFNFFFWLAGLAVMAVGIWTLIQKSDYISLLPSNTYAATAYILVIAGAIVMITGILGCCATFKERKSLLKVYFILLLCIFILEVLAGILAYIYYQQLNAELKQSLKQTMTTKYKQPGEEKVTNAVDKLQQEFKCCGSNNSEDWRDSIWINSPEAEKRLVPDSCCKTVTQRCGIRDHPSNIYKTEGGCITKLETFIRAHLLIIGAVGIGIACVQLFGMIFTCCLYRSLKSEPY; via the exons ATGAGCGAGTACAATGAGAAAAAGGAGACCTGTGGCACTATTTGCCTGAAATACCTGCTCTTCACCTTTAACTTTTTCTTCTGG TTGGCAGGCCTGGCAGTAATGGCCGTGGGGATCTGGACACTCATTCAGAAAAGCGATTACATTAGTCTTCTGCCTTCCAACACCTATGCAGCCACTGCCTACATTCTGGTCATTGCTGGAGCCATCGTTATGATAACGGGCATCCTGGGATGTTGTGCCACCTTTAAGGAGAGAAAAAGCCTGCTCAAAGTG taTTTCATCTTGTTGCTGTGCATCTTTATCCTAGAGGTCCTGGCAGGAATCCTGGCCTATATTTACTACCAGCAG CTGAATGCAGAGCTCAAGCAGAGCCTCAAGCAAACTATGACCacaaagtacaaacagccaggAGAGGAGAAAGTGACCAATGCTGTGGACAAACTGCAACAGGAG TTTAAATGCTGCGGCAGTAATAATTCTGAGGACTGGAGGGACAGCATATGGATTAACTCTCCTGAGGCCGAAAAGCGGTTGGTTCCTGACAGCTGCTGCAAGACGGTTACTCAACGATGTGGCATTCGGGATCACCCATCCAACATCTACAAGACGGAG GGTGGATGCATCACCAAGCTTGAAACCTTTATTCGGGCTCACCTGCTAATTATAGGTGCTGTGGGGATTGGCATTGCCTGTGTTCAG ctTTTTGGGATGATTTTCACCTGCTGCCTGTACAGGAGCCTAAAGTCAGAGCCATATTGA